A stretch of Lathyrus oleraceus cultivar Zhongwan6 chromosome 6, CAAS_Psat_ZW6_1.0, whole genome shotgun sequence DNA encodes these proteins:
- the LOC127095409 gene encoding uncharacterized protein LOC127095409: MVTGILSDNYKVLGVSIPLNTIVPDNVACQENTVSLGKNVSDDAEQIDAHEGSNIEKPLDNVGGEEFRVTHDVSDNPNCEAETVDLEEFSDNELLTSVVPSIAKRVRTQREKKTVVQRSPRKKIDVPTSPNPKVAESSLKRKGHGPTKSWSKGVSKKMKTKSVVVESDLDVPCDVTASLWKYVYQKRLALERELAQNVLECKEIMALIQEAGLIKIVTQFSKCYEMLVKEFIVNVSEECADGKSKEFRKVYVRGKKWPLKGKLVASKLSVKYAMLHKIGAANWVPTNHKSTVAVMLGKFIYVVGTKANFDYGSYIFYQTLKHAGSFGVNGPIAFPSLICGIVLNQFPNILTENDYMKRRDSPLAFNHKLFLGTHVPDIAMETGETSSVCTQPGKAVVIAILKETCKELEARKLTLENLIIKLEMTEGDVLGEVADVA; this comes from the exons ATGGTGACTGGAATACTGTCTGATAATTATAAGGTTCTTGGGGTTTCCATTCCCTTAAACACTATTGTACCTGATAATGTTGCTTGTCAAGAAAATACAGTCTCCTTAGGAAAGAATGTATCTGATGATGCTGAGCAAATTGatgctcatgaggggtcaaaTATTGAAAAACCCTTAGATAATGTGGGTGGTGAGGAATTCCGTGTCACTcatgatgtcagtgacaaccctaactGTGAAGCTGAAACAGTAGACCTGGAGGAATTTTCTGATAATGAGTtgttgacctcagttgtccctagtatagccaaaagggttaggactcAGAGAGAAAAGAAAACAGTGGTGCAAAGGTCCCCCAGAAAGAAGATTGATGTGCCAACCTCTCCCAATCCAAAGGTGGCAGAGAGTTCCCTCAAGAGGAAAGGTCATGGTCCaacaaaatcttggagcaaaggggtgtccaagaaaatgaagaccaagtcTGTTGTTGTGGAGTCTGACTTAGATGTTCCATGTGATGTCACTGCCTCtct GTGGAAATATGTTTATCAGAAGAGGCTGGCTTTGGAAAGGGAATTGGCTCAGAATGTTCTGGAATGTAAGGAGATTATGGCCCTTATTCAAGAGGCAGGTTTAATAAAGATTGTGACTCAGTTCTCAAAGTGCTATGAGATGTTAGTAAAGGAATttattgtcaatgtgtctgaAGAATGTGCTGATGGAAAGTCTAAGGAATTTAGAAAAGTAtatgtgcgaggcaa GAAGTGGCCTCTCAAAGGTAAGTTGGTGGCTAGCAAACTAAGTGTCAAGTATGCAATGCTGCACAAAATTGGAGCTGCTAACTGGGTGCCCACCAATCACAAATCTACAGTGGCTGtaatgcttggaaagttcatatATGTTGTTGGAACCAAAGCCAATTTTGACTATGGATCCTATATTTTTTATCAAACCTTGAAGCATGCAGGAAGCTTCGGTGTGAATGGGCCTATAGCGTTTCCTTCCCTCATATGTGGTATTGTGTTGAATCAATTTCCAAACATATTAACAGAGAATGATTATATGAAGAGAAGAGACAGCCCATTGGCCTTCAATCATAAACTGTTCCTAGGTACGCATGTTCCTGACATTGCCATGGAAACAGGAGAGACATCAAGTGTTTGCACTCAACCAGGTAAAGCTGTTGTCATTGCAATACTCAAAGAAACGTGCAAGGAGTTAGAGGCAAGGAAGCTCACTTTGGAAAATTTGATTATCAAGTTGGAGATGACTGAAGGTGATGTGCTTGGTGAAGTTGCTGATGTTGCATAA